The following coding sequences are from one Salinicoccus sp. Bachu38 window:
- a CDS encoding MFS transporter → MKERLNFIVYAMSRFILSVGKYVYLFAVSYYIMYETGSALYFSINMAISIVVTVILLPFSGVLSDFGNKRKIIITGELMNTLVILGLFFYTMIHDINLMAIYLVTFLTSMIEPFVSNAFQTAITELFHKARIQKVMGYTSAILSSTVILGPILGGALFGLLSFPHIIMLFLIAYIISASLDFLLDFKLYYTEENYTENIQEDDGVNRFKRDISQGFIFIAKNKVFKSLLLIAALINFMAGVITIFPEKMMIHELSFQPETVGIVNAIGGIGVLAGGVAVARIKRLDNPFLLMKRGLLVFSGLVVVYLLPLYLDGSIVSHILIIGGIGVSVAMVLQFINIPINLFIQLVTPQHIKGRVFSTMSLCSMSIMPVGAIFYGFLYDFELYWIINTVSAILMIAVVLVFFNRRLIAKSKRMYAAAKVKTDEMDDGSADEGLHPGAAPQSI, encoded by the coding sequence ATGAAGGAACGTCTCAACTTCATCGTATATGCCATGAGCCGATTCATTCTGAGTGTCGGAAAATATGTCTACCTGTTTGCTGTGAGCTACTACATCATGTATGAAACGGGATCCGCACTCTACTTCTCCATCAACATGGCCATCAGCATTGTCGTAACTGTCATCCTGCTGCCATTTTCCGGAGTATTGAGTGATTTTGGAAATAAAAGGAAAATAATCATTACAGGAGAGCTCATGAACACCCTTGTCATTCTTGGCCTCTTCTTCTACACAATGATCCATGACATCAATCTGATGGCCATCTATCTCGTCACATTCCTGACTTCCATGATTGAGCCATTTGTATCCAACGCGTTCCAGACTGCAATCACCGAACTTTTCCATAAGGCCAGAATCCAGAAGGTGATGGGATATACTTCCGCAATCCTTTCCTCAACGGTCATCCTCGGCCCCATCCTTGGCGGTGCTCTGTTCGGTCTGTTGAGCTTCCCGCACATCATCATGCTTTTCCTCATCGCCTACATCATTTCCGCCTCCCTCGATTTTCTTCTGGATTTCAAGCTCTACTACACCGAAGAGAATTATACAGAAAACATCCAGGAAGATGACGGGGTGAACAGGTTCAAGCGCGACATCAGCCAGGGTTTCATTTTCATCGCCAAAAACAAAGTATTCAAATCCCTCCTGCTCATTGCTGCCCTGATCAACTTCATGGCTGGGGTCATTACAATCTTCCCTGAGAAGATGATGATTCATGAACTGTCCTTCCAGCCCGAAACCGTCGGCATCGTCAACGCCATCGGGGGCATCGGCGTACTTGCCGGCGGAGTGGCGGTTGCCAGGATCAAGCGGCTTGATAATCCATTTCTGCTCATGAAAAGAGGATTGCTGGTATTTTCCGGACTGGTTGTCGTCTACCTGCTGCCACTGTACCTTGATGGGAGTATCGTCTCCCATATCCTGATTATCGGAGGCATCGGCGTCAGCGTTGCCATGGTGCTCCAGTTCATCAATATACCGATCAATCTCTTCATACAGCTCGTCACCCCCCAGCATATCAAAGGACGGGTATTTTCGACAATGAGCCTCTGTTCGATGAGCATCATGCCGGTCGGCGCCATCTTTTACGGGTTCCTCTATGATTTTGAACTCTACTGGATCATCAACACCGTCAGTGCAATCCTGATGATCGCGGTGGTGCTCGTATTCTTCAACAGAAGACTCATCGCCAAGTCGAAAAGGATGTATGCCGCTGCCAAGGTGAAGACCGATGAGATGGACGATGGATCAGCAGATGAAGGACTTCATCCTGGAGCCGCCCCTCAAAGCATATAG
- a CDS encoding Cof-type HAD-IIB family hydrolase, translating into MVKLIALDMDGTLLGPNHDISRRNMEAINKAMERGVQVIVATGRAFYEAHGIIRELETPLPYICLNGAEVRNESHEILSTNALNTELIHKVADVFRAEDIFYQIYTDRAIYTSSVERDIEVFMDLAGQMGHLASEERIRNFMEERLERGTLIETDDYRSIFESEDENVLKLLASSSSRAKLVRAKNELHEIGNLAVSSSSAGNIELTHENAQKGIALAHIAETMNIDMKDVMAVGDNLNDISMLKRVGTAVAMGNAASEVKGIADKVTATNIEDGVALAIEEALVSLEEKQEAQAGGSAES; encoded by the coding sequence ATGGTCAAACTAATCGCATTGGATATGGATGGGACCCTGCTTGGTCCCAATCACGATATCAGTCGCCGAAACATGGAGGCGATCAATAAGGCGATGGAACGCGGTGTACAGGTCATTGTAGCCACAGGACGTGCATTCTATGAAGCACATGGCATCATCAGGGAGCTGGAAACACCTTTGCCATACATCTGCCTGAATGGTGCCGAAGTACGCAATGAATCGCATGAGATCCTGTCCACCAATGCATTGAATACAGAGCTGATCCATAAAGTTGCAGATGTATTCCGTGCGGAGGACATTTTCTATCAGATCTATACAGACCGCGCAATATATACATCAAGCGTCGAGCGGGACATAGAGGTCTTCATGGATCTTGCAGGGCAGATGGGCCACCTTGCGAGTGAAGAGCGGATCAGGAACTTCATGGAAGAAAGGCTCGAACGCGGAACACTGATAGAGACGGATGACTATCGATCGATATTTGAGAGTGAAGACGAAAATGTATTGAAGCTCCTTGCTTCATCATCGAGCAGGGCGAAGCTCGTGCGCGCCAAGAATGAGCTGCATGAAATCGGCAATCTTGCCGTATCGTCATCATCGGCCGGCAACATCGAGCTGACCCATGAAAATGCGCAGAAAGGGATCGCCCTAGCCCACATCGCAGAAACCATGAACATCGATATGAAGGATGTCATGGCAGTCGGGGACAACCTGAACGACATCTCCATGCTCAAACGCGTCGGCACAGCCGTCGCCATGGGCAATGCAGCCTCGGAAGTCAAAGGCATCGCAGACAAGGTGACGGCCACCAACATCGAGGACGGTGTCGCCCTGGCCATCGAAGAGGCCCTTGTTTCACTTGAAGAGAAGCAGGAAGCCCAGGCCGGGGGGTCAGCCGAATCATAG
- the tadA gene encoding tRNA adenosine(34) deaminase TadA, which produces MHEKYMKLAIAEAKKAESLGEVPIGAVIVHEDAVIATGHNLRETSQNPLTHAEVIAIDRASEVIGSWRLEDCTIYVTLEPCVMCSGAIVMSRIPYVVYGAKDPKGGTVDSLMHLLGEPRFNHRAEVTGGILEAECSQMLKSFFKSLREKRKN; this is translated from the coding sequence ATGCATGAAAAATATATGAAACTGGCGATTGCGGAGGCGAAGAAGGCCGAATCCCTCGGAGAAGTGCCGATTGGGGCGGTCATCGTCCATGAAGATGCGGTCATCGCCACTGGTCACAACTTGAGGGAAACCTCGCAGAACCCATTGACCCACGCCGAGGTCATTGCGATCGACCGGGCCAGCGAGGTGATCGGATCGTGGCGGCTTGAAGACTGTACAATATATGTCACCCTCGAACCGTGCGTCATGTGTTCGGGTGCCATCGTGATGAGCCGCATCCCCTATGTCGTCTACGGGGCAAAAGACCCCAAGGGTGGAACGGTGGACAGCCTGATGCATCTGCTCGGGGAACCCCGTTTCAACCACAGGGCCGAAGTGACAGGCGGAATTCTGGAAGCGGAATGCAGCCAGATGTTAAAATCATTTTTCAAATCATTGAGGGAAAAGCGAAAAAACTAA
- a CDS encoding HAD family hydrolase: MTRVILFDKDGTLMDYHKVWTPYAKRSIEAFAQEFDRHDIKDELAHRLGLIDGEIAPNSILASGTGETIQNYFERYQKGAGKWMKAFYEENLDSLRDSMELIEGAEDVLHHLAADGYKNVIVTSDSRLSTEYFVRKFSLENVVHEVVAGDDSAFHKPDIRILDPLFKKYDYALEEMVMVGDNRADTMLGYEEGLRTIGVLSGTSRRQDMAGADIILDSVTEIIQDGRFIMDEGGRSDA, encoded by the coding sequence ATGACGCGTGTAATTCTATTTGACAAAGACGGGACACTGATGGACTATCATAAGGTGTGGACACCTTATGCAAAGCGGTCGATCGAAGCATTTGCACAGGAGTTCGACCGCCATGACATAAAAGATGAATTGGCACACAGGCTGGGTCTGATCGATGGAGAGATTGCCCCGAACTCCATACTCGCCAGTGGTACAGGCGAGACGATCCAGAATTATTTCGAGCGCTATCAGAAGGGGGCCGGCAAGTGGATGAAAGCCTTCTATGAAGAGAATCTCGATTCACTGCGTGACAGCATGGAACTGATAGAAGGCGCAGAAGATGTGCTGCATCATCTGGCGGCTGATGGCTATAAAAATGTCATCGTAACGAGTGACAGCCGTCTCTCCACGGAATATTTCGTCCGCAAGTTCTCCCTGGAAAATGTCGTGCACGAAGTGGTTGCAGGGGATGACTCGGCGTTCCACAAGCCGGATATACGCATTCTGGACCCTTTGTTCAAGAAGTATGACTATGCACTCGAGGAGATGGTGATGGTCGGGGACAACCGGGCGGACACCATGCTCGGCTATGAAGAGGGGCTGCGCACCATCGGCGTACTCAGCGGAACCAGCCGCAGGCAGGATATGGCAGGTGCCGACATCATACTGGACAGTGTGACTGAAATCATCCAGGACGGACGTTTCATCATGGACGAAGGCGGCAGGAGCGATGCATGA
- a CDS encoding L-threonine 3-dehydrogenase, with protein sequence MERIIITGALGQIGTELTLKLREKYGEENVLPTDIKAPEDENLKGRPFEILDVREMDRMKELVSEFKPDTIMHMAALLSATAEKNPQFAWEINMGGLMNALETARDFNLKFFTPSSIGAFGPSTPKENTPQVTIQRPTTMYGVNKVAGELLCDYYFEKFGVDTRGVRFPGLVSHVKEPGGGTTDYAVEIYFEALRSGRYTSFIGKSTNMDMMYMDDAIDAIIKLMEADPGQLTDRNAFNVSAMSINPEMVANEIRKHIPDFELDYEVDPVRQGIAESWPNAIDSTEAKRQWGFNPQYDLEKMTEVMLEAIRNK encoded by the coding sequence ATGGAACGAATTATTATAACGGGTGCGCTCGGCCAGATCGGCACGGAGCTCACCCTGAAACTAAGGGAAAAGTATGGGGAAGAAAATGTATTGCCAACAGATATAAAGGCGCCTGAGGATGAGAATTTGAAGGGCAGACCATTCGAGATCCTGGATGTCAGGGAAATGGACAGGATGAAGGAACTGGTTTCCGAATTCAAGCCGGATACGATCATGCATATGGCGGCGCTTTTGAGTGCGACTGCTGAAAAGAATCCCCAGTTTGCGTGGGAGATCAATATGGGCGGTCTGATGAATGCGCTGGAGACGGCGCGGGATTTCAATTTGAAATTCTTCACGCCGAGTTCGATCGGGGCCTTCGGCCCTTCGACACCGAAGGAAAATACACCGCAGGTCACAATCCAGCGGCCGACGACCATGTACGGGGTGAACAAGGTTGCAGGTGAGCTGCTGTGCGACTACTACTTCGAGAAGTTCGGCGTGGATACGAGGGGCGTACGGTTTCCGGGCCTCGTATCCCATGTCAAGGAGCCGGGCGGCGGTACGACGGACTATGCCGTGGAAATTTATTTTGAAGCGCTCAGAAGTGGCAGGTATACATCATTCATCGGCAAGAGCACGAACATGGATATGATGTATATGGACGATGCGATCGATGCGATCATCAAATTGATGGAAGCGGATCCCGGACAGCTGACTGACCGCAATGCATTCAACGTCAGTGCCATGAGCATCAACCCGGAAATGGTCGCAAATGAAATCAGGAAGCACATTCCCGACTTCGAGCTGGACTACGAGGTGGACCCTGTACGCCAGGGGATTGCAGAAAGCTGGCCGAATGCGATAGATTCTACAGAAGCAAAGCGCCAGTGGGGATTCAATCCCCAGTACGATCTTGAAAAGATGACTGAAGTCATGCTGGAAGCGATACGAAATAAGTAG
- a CDS encoding glycine C-acetyltransferase, which translates to MSKILDEYLASNLQELKENGLYNEINVVEGANGPEITIEGKKLINLSSNNYLGLATDETLKKVAKEAIDSHGVGAGAVRTINGTLDLHVELEDTLAEFKGTEAAVAFQSGFNCNMAAIQAVMGKEDAILSDELNHASIIDGCRLSRAKIIRVNHSDMEDLRKKAKEAVESGQYRKVMYITDGVFSMDGDVALLPEIVDIAKEFDLITYVDDAHGSGVMGKGAGTVKHFGLEKDVDIQMGTLSKAIGVVGGYVAGSQDLIDYLKVAARPFLFSTSLTPGDTRAITEAVRMLMASTELHDKVWENGDYLKAGLRKLGFDIGNSETPITPCIIGDEKTTQEFSKRLMEEGVYAKSIVFPTVPKGAGRVRNMPTAAHTKEMLDEALEVYEKIGKELDVIS; encoded by the coding sequence ATGTCTAAAATTTTGGACGAATATCTTGCATCGAATCTGCAAGAATTGAAGGAAAACGGACTTTATAATGAGATCAATGTCGTAGAGGGCGCCAATGGCCCCGAAATTACGATTGAAGGGAAAAAATTGATCAACCTGTCTTCCAACAACTACCTGGGTCTGGCGACGGACGAGACACTGAAGAAGGTGGCGAAGGAAGCGATCGACTCCCATGGGGTGGGGGCAGGCGCCGTACGTACAATCAACGGGACGCTCGACCTGCATGTGGAATTGGAGGATACGCTGGCTGAATTCAAGGGGACAGAAGCAGCAGTAGCATTCCAATCCGGCTTCAACTGCAACATGGCTGCCATCCAGGCAGTGATGGGCAAGGAGGATGCGATCCTCTCGGATGAGCTGAACCATGCCTCCATCATCGATGGATGCCGCCTGTCCCGTGCGAAGATCATCCGCGTAAACCACTCTGATATGGAGGACCTCCGCAAGAAGGCGAAGGAAGCGGTGGAGTCCGGCCAATACAGGAAAGTCATGTACATCACGGACGGTGTCTTCTCCATGGATGGGGATGTTGCACTGCTGCCTGAGATTGTCGATATCGCAAAGGAATTCGACCTGATCACATATGTCGATGACGCACATGGTTCAGGTGTCATGGGCAAAGGGGCAGGCACAGTGAAGCACTTCGGCCTTGAAAAGGATGTCGATATCCAGATGGGTACACTGTCCAAAGCGATTGGCGTCGTCGGTGGATATGTCGCGGGCAGCCAGGATCTGATCGACTACCTGAAAGTGGCGGCGCGTCCATTCCTGTTCTCCACATCACTGACTCCGGGGGATACACGCGCAATCACCGAAGCGGTGCGCATGCTGATGGCTTCCACCGAGCTGCATGACAAAGTATGGGAGAATGGCGATTACTTGAAAGCGGGGCTGAGGAAGCTCGGCTTCGATATCGGCAATTCAGAAACGCCGATCACGCCTTGCATCATCGGGGACGAGAAGACGACACAGGAGTTTTCAAAGCGCCTGATGGAAGAGGGCGTATATGCAAAATCCATCGTCTTCCCGACGGTTCCGAAAGGTGCCGGCCGGGTAAGGAACATGCCGACAGCAGCACATACGAAAGAGATGCTGGATGAGGCGCTTGAAGTCTACGAAAAGATCGGCAAGGAACTGGATGTAATCTCATAA
- a CDS encoding M20 metallopeptidase family protein gives MTIDEIAKTLLPDMVENRRYMHMHPEVSFHEQETYGYILERLKRYSGITIREGVGGGGLLATIGSAPHPHIAIRADFDALPIQDEKDVPYKSTVDGVMHACGHDAHTSTLLALLELVHRNRDHLKGSVSFIFQFAEEVQPGGAISMVEDGVLDGIDKVYGQHYWSQYPTHQIKTKPGPVISSPDMFTIRIQGKGGHAAQPHNSVDPVVIAAELITNLQTAVSRQVSPLDNAVVTVGKVRAGDAFNVIPDSAELVGTVRTFEHAVKEKIRDIFHEEARLTAEKRGATAEVDYSFGYPAVVNHESEAAIIQQAAEEIGLDFEAAKPLMIGEDFSYYINERPGAFFFTGSGNPEKLSDYVHHHPKFDMDEEAMESGLSMFMKILEIEQVIEWKQK, from the coding sequence ATGACGATAGACGAAATTGCAAAGACCCTACTTCCCGACATGGTTGAAAATAGACGATATATGCACATGCATCCTGAAGTTTCATTTCACGAGCAGGAGACCTATGGATACATATTGGAACGCCTGAAACGCTATTCCGGCATCACCATCCGGGAAGGGGTCGGCGGCGGCGGTCTGCTCGCTACAATCGGCAGCGCTCCCCACCCCCACATCGCCATCCGTGCAGACTTTGATGCACTGCCGATCCAGGATGAGAAGGATGTGCCATACAAATCGACGGTCGATGGGGTGATGCACGCCTGCGGACATGATGCCCACACGAGTACACTCCTTGCGTTGCTGGAACTTGTACACAGGAACCGCGATCACCTCAAAGGCAGTGTCTCATTCATCTTCCAGTTTGCCGAAGAGGTACAGCCCGGCGGTGCGATTTCCATGGTGGAAGACGGTGTGCTTGATGGCATCGACAAGGTCTATGGCCAGCACTACTGGAGCCAGTATCCCACGCACCAGATCAAGACGAAACCCGGACCTGTCATCTCGAGTCCCGACATGTTCACGATCCGTATACAGGGCAAGGGCGGGCACGCTGCCCAGCCCCACAATTCAGTCGACCCGGTCGTGATTGCCGCGGAACTCATAACAAACCTGCAGACTGCCGTATCCAGACAGGTCTCACCGCTTGATAATGCGGTCGTCACTGTAGGCAAAGTGCGTGCCGGCGATGCTTTCAACGTCATACCGGATTCTGCAGAGCTTGTAGGGACGGTACGGACATTCGAACATGCCGTAAAGGAGAAGATCAGGGACATCTTCCATGAGGAAGCCCGCCTCACCGCCGAAAAACGTGGAGCCACAGCAGAAGTGGACTATAGCTTCGGCTATCCTGCAGTCGTCAACCACGAGTCGGAAGCCGCAATAATCCAACAGGCGGCCGAAGAGATCGGCCTCGACTTCGAGGCGGCGAAGCCACTGATGATCGGCGAGGATTTCTCCTACTACATCAATGAACGCCCTGGCGCCTTCTTCTTCACCGGCTCGGGAAACCCGGAGAAACTGAGCGACTATGTGCACCATCATCCGAAGTTCGACATGGACGAAGAGGCCATGGAAAGTGGTCTTTCCATGTTCATGAAAATACTTGAGATCGAGCAGGTGATCGAATGGAAACAGAAATGA
- a CDS encoding amidohydrolase, with translation METEMIERLTHTHYNEMVRLRRHFHMYPELSFHEVQTPAYIAEYLRELGLDVQEGVGGRGVVGRLVIDPTLPTVALRADFDALPIHDQKDVPYKSTVPGVMHACGHDAHTSVLLTVARILSENKDQLKGNVVFIHQHAEEVDPGGAIQMIADGCLEDVDVIFGQHVTSSLDVGTIGYKYGTATGMPDDFTIKIYGRGGHASKPHAAIDPVAAAITFCNQLQYVVTRKSKPMEPVVLSITMFNGGHQHNIIPDEVEVGGTIRTFNAEAQNVMITELKKCLEGLVTTTGISYDLDYMKGYPPVVNTTDETDLVLAAAKQISTVKEVQELEPDLGGEDFSYYLQRVPGTFYYTGTRNPNFKADYPHHHGKFDIDEKGLTNAVSVMLKSVFNYLEKESFE, from the coding sequence ATGGAAACAGAAATGATAGAGCGTCTGACGCACACCCACTACAATGAAATGGTGCGTCTGCGCCGGCATTTTCATATGTATCCTGAACTTTCATTCCATGAGGTTCAGACGCCTGCATATATTGCCGAATATCTCCGGGAGCTTGGCCTGGATGTCCAGGAAGGCGTCGGGGGCCGCGGTGTTGTCGGCAGGCTGGTCATCGACCCCACCCTGCCCACCGTGGCACTGCGTGCCGATTTCGATGCATTGCCCATCCATGACCAGAAGGATGTCCCATACAAGTCCACTGTTCCCGGGGTCATGCATGCGTGTGGACACGATGCCCACACCTCTGTGCTGCTCACTGTGGCACGGATCCTCTCAGAAAATAAAGATCAGCTGAAAGGAAACGTGGTCTTCATCCACCAGCATGCGGAAGAGGTGGATCCCGGCGGCGCCATACAGATGATTGCTGACGGCTGCCTGGAGGACGTCGATGTCATTTTCGGCCAGCATGTCACGAGCAGCCTCGATGTCGGCACCATCGGCTACAAGTATGGTACGGCAACGGGCATGCCGGATGATTTCACCATAAAAATATATGGGCGCGGGGGGCATGCCTCAAAACCGCATGCTGCCATCGATCCCGTGGCGGCGGCCATCACCTTCTGCAATCAGCTGCAGTACGTCGTCACCCGAAAATCGAAACCGATGGAACCGGTCGTCCTGTCCATCACGATGTTCAACGGCGGCCATCAGCATAACATCATCCCGGATGAGGTCGAGGTCGGAGGGACTATCCGCACCTTCAATGCCGAGGCACAGAATGTCATGATCACCGAGCTGAAGAAGTGTCTGGAAGGGCTTGTCACCACTACCGGCATATCGTATGATCTCGATTACATGAAGGGCTATCCGCCTGTGGTGAATACGACTGACGAGACGGACCTTGTGCTGGCGGCGGCAAAGCAGATCTCCACCGTGAAGGAGGTCCAGGAGCTGGAACCCGACCTTGGAGGCGAGGATTTTTCCTATTATCTGCAGCGGGTGCCGGGCACATTCTACTATACGGGGACACGGAACCCCAATTTCAAAGCGGACTATCCCCACCATCATGGCAAATTCGACATTGATGAAAAGGGCCTGACGAATGCAGTATCCGTCATGCTGAAGTCCGTATTCAATTATCTGGAAAAGGAGTCTTTTGAATGA
- a CDS encoding M20 metallopeptidase family protein: protein MMDLTNEIEKHYEDMVAIRRHMHMHPEVSFEEENTKRYIYEQIRDLGFDVRQDVGGNGIVARLHVNDDYETVGLRADFDALPIQDEKDVPYASTASGVMHACGHDAHTAMLITSARILAAHREELPVNVVFIHQHAEELLPGGAKAMVEDGALEGVDYVFGTHVSSLYPVGTLSYTYDYAFASADAFSIEIEGRGGHGAEPHEAIDPVVAAASLIQQMQTIVSRTVDPLKSAVVTVATFNGGSSFNVIPNTTEVSGTVRTFEKEVKEGVQERIEGIVRGVESSFDVKCNLNYTEGYPALLNDNEKLDHTLDALKDASYVKSCEENPPSMGGEDFSYFLQNRPGCYFYTGVRNSEIGADQPHHHPLFDIDERGMKAGVESLVKIVLGFGKK from the coding sequence ATGATGGATCTGACCAACGAAATAGAAAAGCATTATGAGGATATGGTGGCCATACGCCGCCATATGCACATGCATCCTGAAGTATCATTTGAAGAGGAGAATACGAAGCGGTATATATATGAACAGATCAGGGACCTCGGTTTTGATGTCCGTCAGGATGTCGGCGGCAATGGTATTGTCGCACGTCTCCATGTAAACGACGACTACGAGACGGTTGGTTTACGCGCCGACTTCGATGCCCTGCCGATTCAGGATGAGAAGGATGTCCCCTACGCATCGACCGCCTCCGGTGTGATGCATGCATGTGGCCATGACGCCCATACAGCAATGCTGATTACATCGGCACGCATACTTGCAGCGCACAGGGAGGAACTGCCGGTCAATGTCGTGTTCATCCACCAGCATGCGGAGGAACTGTTGCCGGGAGGCGCAAAAGCCATGGTCGAGGACGGCGCCCTTGAAGGTGTGGATTATGTATTCGGCACCCATGTTTCCAGCCTCTACCCCGTCGGCACCCTGTCATATACCTACGACTATGCATTCGCAAGCGCCGATGCATTCTCCATCGAAATCGAAGGGCGTGGCGGGCACGGTGCGGAACCCCATGAAGCGATCGATCCGGTCGTTGCGGCTGCCTCCCTCATCCAGCAGATGCAGACCATCGTCTCAAGGACAGTCGATCCGTTGAAGTCCGCCGTCGTCACCGTGGCGACTTTCAATGGCGGCTCTTCATTCAATGTCATTCCAAACACTACTGAAGTCAGCGGTACAGTCAGAACTTTTGAGAAGGAAGTCAAAGAAGGTGTCCAGGAGCGCATCGAAGGCATCGTCCGTGGAGTGGAATCGAGCTTCGATGTCAAATGCAACCTCAACTACACCGAGGGCTATCCTGCACTGCTCAATGACAACGAGAAGCTTGATCACACATTGGATGCATTGAAGGATGCCAGCTATGTAAAGTCATGTGAAGAAAATCCACCATCCATGGGAGGAGAGGATTTTTCCTACTTCCTGCAGAACAGGCCCGGATGCTACTTCTACACGGGTGTACGGAACAGTGAAATCGGCGCGGATCAGCCGCATCATCATCCCCTGTTCGACATTGACGAACGCGGCATGAAAGCCGGAGTGGAATCTCTCGTAAAAATAGTGCTTGGCTTTGGAAAAAAGTAG
- the tuf gene encoding elongation factor Tu: MAKEKFDRSKTHANIGTIGHVDHGKTTLTAAIATVLAKRGPGEAQSYDMIDNAPEEKERGITINTSHIEYETEKRHYAHVDCPGHADYVKNMITGAAQMDGGILVVSAADGPMPQTREHILLSKNVGVPALVVFLNKVDMVDDEELLELVEMEVRELLSEYDFPGDDIPVIAGSALKALEGDEAYEDKILELMQAVDDYIPTPERDSDKPFMMPVEDVFSITGRGTVATGRVDRGQIKVGAEVEIIGLAEESTKTTVTGVEMFRKLLDYAEAGDNIGALLRGVAREDIQRGQVLAAPGSITPHTEFKAEVYVLSKEEGGRHTPFFNNYRPQFYFRTTDVTGVVNLPEGTEMVMPGDNVEMTVQLISPIAIEDGTRFSIREGGRTVGSGVVTDILK, from the coding sequence ATGGCAAAAGAAAAATTCGACCGTTCCAAAACACATGCCAATATTGGTACAATTGGTCACGTTGACCATGGTAAAACTACTCTGACAGCTGCTATCGCGACTGTTCTTGCTAAAAGAGGTCCAGGTGAAGCTCAGAGCTATGACATGATCGACAACGCACCAGAAGAAAAAGAACGTGGAATCACAATCAACACTTCCCACATCGAGTATGAAACTGAAAAGCGTCACTATGCGCACGTTGACTGCCCAGGACACGCTGACTACGTTAAAAACATGATCACTGGTGCAGCTCAAATGGACGGCGGTATCCTCGTTGTTTCTGCAGCAGACGGTCCAATGCCACAAACTCGTGAGCACATCCTGCTCTCTAAAAACGTTGGCGTACCTGCGCTTGTTGTATTCCTCAACAAAGTTGACATGGTAGACGACGAAGAACTTCTTGAACTCGTAGAAATGGAAGTACGTGAACTTCTTTCCGAGTACGATTTCCCTGGCGACGACATCCCTGTAATCGCTGGTTCTGCCCTCAAAGCACTTGAAGGCGACGAAGCGTATGAAGATAAAATTCTTGAACTGATGCAAGCTGTGGATGACTATATCCCAACTCCAGAGCGTGACTCTGACAAGCCATTCATGATGCCAGTAGAGGACGTATTCTCCATCACTGGCCGTGGTACAGTTGCAACTGGTCGTGTTGACCGTGGACAGATCAAAGTCGGTGCTGAAGTTGAAATCATCGGTCTTGCTGAAGAATCCACTAAAACAACTGTTACAGGTGTTGAGATGTTCCGTAAGCTTCTTGACTATGCTGAAGCAGGCGACAACATCGGCGCGCTTCTCCGTGGTGTAGCACGTGAAGACATCCAACGTGGCCAAGTACTTGCTGCGCCTGGATCCATCACTCCACACACAGAATTCAAAGCAGAAGTTTATGTTCTTTCAAAAGAAGAAGGTGGACGTCACACTCCATTCTTCAACAACTACCGCCCACAGTTCTACTTCCGTACTACGGACGTAACTGGTGTAGTCAATCTTCCTGAAGGTACTGAAATGGTTATGCCTGGCGACAACGTTGAAATGACAGTTCAACTCATTTCTCCAATCGCTATCGAAGACGGTACACGTTTCTCCATCCGTGAAGGTGGACGTACTGTTGGATCAGGCGTTGTAACTGACATCCTGAAATAA